CCCAGATTTAAATTTAGAATTGGATCATGACAAAAGTCAGGTTTGGGCATTGCAACAATCTAGCggattttttaatatttttagcTTTTCCTCTTACTGGTGAACAATGAGGTTGAGTGACTGAACCAAAGTGTTATGGTAATGAAGGCTTGGAGTGGAAATCCATCTTCTCAGTGGCCATGTAAAACTGTGTTGTTTACTGTTTTTGGAATGCTATCAGCTTTGCCTATACTTATTTAATAATTTTGTGGAAAAACTATGATGTTCAATGGCTTTGGACCATTCAATTGCTGTAGGTCGAGTTGACCCCACCGCCTATGGGTGAAGGCTCCTCATATAAAGCGTCTCTGATTGATCTACGCCCATCTTTAGCTTGGTCACTGGAAGATGGTTGGAAATTGCCTGCTCCTAAGGTTGCTACTCTTGTCTTGTGTTTGCAGTATTGAACTGTTATGTatcaagggttttttttttttttagaagatAGTCTTGCAGTTTCTCCAATGCTTTCCTATCACATCTTGGAGTAAATCGCTCTTTAAATTACATTAGGCAAGTCTATTTGTTTTCTAATTTGCTTACTAAACCACTTATTGATGCTAGTTGTTTACTAATTTGCTTACCAATTATTGATGCTAGTTGTCTACTAATTTGCTTACCAATTATTGATGCTATAGTCATAACTTATAGATAGCAGCTAGTAAATCGCTCTTTAAATTACATTAGGCAAGTCTATTTGTTTTCTAATTTGCTTACTAAACCACTTATTGATGCTAGTTGTCTACTAATTTGCTTACCAATTATTGATGCTATAGTCATAACTTATAGATAGCAGCTACTGTTTTGTGTAATCTGTCTGATTTTACTGAGAAATATATCCACCTTATTTACCTTTTTTGTGGTCCTGTTAAATTCTGAAATTTCTCACCCTTTCTTCGAGTACAGAATGTTTGTATGCTAACTTCTGTCTTTTGTCTCTGATTTATTTGGAGGTTTTTTTCACACTCTTTTTTGCCTTTAGTTTTTGTCCTTTGTCCAATTAATATTACTTTCTTTGAAGCTTGAGACACCTTGAACTTCAGTTAGATATCCTTACTCTTTTGAATTAATTCTATATCGCAGGATGGTGCAAACCATCGTCAATGTGCACGACTTGTTGATCCAGTGAATCAGTGTAAGATCAATATCACTGCATCATATCAGTATCTTATTAGTTGCTTAGCTCATTGTCAATTCGTGAGTTTGATGATTGGTTTTACTTTGGACCTAAGATAGAATTTGCATGCCATTGCCAAtcttttgaggaaaaaaatgcCAATACATTCGTGATTGACATGCTCCTCATGCTTGATCACATCTTTGCAGCTCTCTCTCCTGTGAAGAAGCTGTTTGCTATTGTACATGTCAATGCTGTATATTTACAAACTCGCAAATCTTAGTATGTTTATGAACCAATGCTGTTAATTAGAGTGAAATTGCAATAAAAAGTTTATTATTTATTGAGAAGTGTGATTGATGTTTTGATCCTTCATCTGATATTGGCAAAACTTTTGTCGGATGCAACTATAGAAGGCTCTTTGAAATGGGAAGATAAACTCTTTTATGCTTTAAAATGGACAATTTAAGGCCCAAAGCTTCTCTTTGGTTCGCTAATGTTGCATTAGCTTGGGAAAGTGAAGTTGTTCATCTATGGCAAATTAACAGCTTAGCAGTACAACTTGCAATTTCATGATGCCGGAGTAGACAATCACTGTCATGATGTAGTGTGGTATATGGTAGCATTAAGAAGTTTGTGCTGTTGAAATGCATAGCATTCGTTTTATGTCTCAACCTTTTCAtgagaattaaaataaatattagcAGTTTTATTCTCCTTTATCTATACTGAAAGACATGATTACCTATACTTCGCAATAGTCTAAGAAGCAGGGCTGAAGCTGCATTTCCTGATATAATCATTTGCtgtgtttaattttgtttgccTAGTAACCATTCATTGACTTCTAGCAGACACTGTTCCCCTTGTTGGTCCCTTCAATTTTAGTTCTCTGTCCACATCTCTCTCTTTTGGAGATACTTTTACAAGATATACCAAGACCTGCTACCGATTTTATGATGGGGAATGAAGGATTTTGAAATAGAGTAGGCTAGGTACTATGAGGAAGTCAAGCTTGAATAGTGATTCTTTTAGTTACCTGTCTTTTTAGCTTGGTATCATGGGAATAAATTTTGTTGACACATAATGCAGCAGATGGTAGGTTGGCATTTGAAATGCCTGTACAGGGTGAAGGAACAACAGATGGTGAGGTTGCATGTGGGTTATCATCTGCTCAATCTCTTTCTTCTCATGGTGCCGCAAAGTCATTGCCAGCCTCAGAAAAGATGAAGACCTGTGGGGCAAGTGAGATGCTGAAAGAATCTGAGAGTTTTCCAAAGGAGGTGGTGGGCGCACAAGAAGAAAATGTGAACTTGGTACCTGGGGATAATGgctctaggaaattaagttGTTCAGATGGTACTTATCCTCATGCTAGAGATGGTTCAGCTGAAGCTGCAGGTCTATCTCTTGGAGAAGACTTGTCTGATTCTAGTTCTCCACAGAAGAAGCTGAGAAACAGTATTGGGCTTCCTTTAAACTCCGCCAGGTCTGACACCCTAGATgctctaattttggatttggaagagcttgcaaacaaaattaaatggctcaaaatcatcttaaaaagaGGATACCCTTTGTCCAATGCTGTGGACACTTCATGGATGTTTGTTGAGCACCGTGTGCCTTCAATGCCTTGGTGACTTCTTGATAAGGTATAAGTTCCTAtacctttgttttttttcttgacacttgCTGCCTCCGCTTACATGTCTCATAATAGCAATATACTTCTGggcatttttatcattttgcttCACCCAAATGGTAGTTTCAATAAATATGCACATTTTTGTTCAGTAATGGGTACTTGGGCAAAGCCAATAGCAAAAATGCCGTAAAACTAATAACTAAATCAGATATGGTGCCCTTTGTTGGAGTTAATGGATGAATTTGGATGTAATGGGCAGCTTGTGACTGTTATGATAGTTGAATGACCAATTTGCAACAgaaaaaagtttagtgaccaaAATGAGACATCTATGGATGCTTCTATTGAAGCATATAGTCAGGGTTGTGTATCATCCagatgtttctttctttctcttctcttgTACGACATTACATATTGCATACAATATTGTGTATGTGTAGTTTTTGCTTGGCATTTGAATACATCATCTCTGAAGGTAATCCTGGTCACTAGAGATTTTCTAATGTTATGATTGAAGCAACACAATATGATCGTGGTTGAGACTGCTTTTTACTTTTGTAATTAATTGAAGGACATTGCATAGCATCATATGAAGATAGCAAGTTAGTTTACATAGGTTTTCAACTTTCCCAATTCAAGCACAAATTACATAGAAAATGGAGGACACATTTTGGAATTAAATGCCTTTTTCATATTTGCATTTTCTAATTTAACGCACCTAGGTTTGGGACACTATAAAAGTTAGGCTCCTTTCATGCCACTATATAGAAGTTAGCATCATATGAAAATAGCTAGCTTACGTtggttttctttttggaaaacaaaattttctagTAGGGGAGGGCTGGGATTTGAGAAGTAGGGAGGGAAAATGGGGAGTTGAACCTAGAGCCTCTAAGTCCTGGGGCCTCAACGTTTGCCACTAGACCAAGGCCTCCTCAGCAGCTTCATAGGTTTTCAACCTTCCCAATTGAAGCAGAAATTACATAGAAACATAGATCACATTTTGGAATTCATTGCTGTCTTTATGTCtgcattttctgatttaattaaCCTACGTTTGGGACACACTAAAAGTTAGGCTCCTTTCATGCCATTGTTTAGAAGTTGCCTGGACAAAGAATTTCCTCCCCGTTGACTTACTTTTTCTAATGTAATGACCTAGTTGATGCAGTAGTATAACAATGTTTGGATTTAAACCATTTATACTAAATGTTATAAGTGAAAATGTTAAGAGCCTAAGGCTTGAGCTTTTGTTATCAATTCAATTTTCTCTCACATTTGATATGAAAACTGGGGTGTTACAATCATTTAAAGCCCGTTGAATGTCCTAAGCATCGTTGCTTGGTAAACCACTGCAAAGAGATTGCCTTTGGAGGTGGTGAAGAATTGAAGAAGTGGCTTCTGTGAGCTTCGAAGATAGTTCCTGTCTATACTGGAAAGTGCTCATCGACCCACAGTACATAATTCCCACATATCAGACTGGTAAATTATATAACACTAAATGGCACTACCTAGGTGTTGCACTAGCCCAACAAGTTTTTGCACCTAAATCAATGGCCAAGCTTTTCTTGCCTAGTTGTTAATAGCCTACTTGGGGTGCTGTGAATTATTTAACTTTCTAACATGTTGAATGTCGATTCTGGACTTGGTAGAATTCTGGTGTCATTTGCTTATTGATGGCGTCTTTTGTTTGGAAAGCGGTACAAAAGAAGATTGAAGATTTCTTGAATTCCTTAGAATGCTGGGTATCTTTCATGTcttaagaaattcatcaaagtGATCTCattatcttttattttgaatgCATGTTTAGAAGGATACTTTCCAGCTCTAAAAGATTATGCTATCTGTTTGCTTCATTTTCTAACCTCACTTTCCCTGCCCTGTCAAAATTTATCTGAATGAAGTACTTAATCCCCCCGATTTGTATTCAttctttactttcttttttcattaattcaaatgttctcCAGCAGTCATTTAGTAAAATTGAACGCTGAAGATTTAAGTACTGTAGTTATTAAGTGCTGAAGTTATTAGTTATTTGAGCTCTGATTTGATATTTtacaattcaactaaaatgtaaaaaatgtTATTTTGTTGTCTATTTTCCTTTAAAATGTTGAGCTAGAATTTTTAAAAACTGTCATTTCTAATTTTTATAGGAAGAATGTACCCCTTTGTGGATAAGTATAGGGAGCGAGAGCTTTGTCagagaagagagagggagaagggAAAGAAAGCTTCTTTATGCGAGAATCTGTGTGCATATATTTGTGCTTGAGACAGATAAGAGTGTGCAAGCATGTGTGAAAGAGTGTTTCTAATTTTGTTCCAGAAATCACTACATTTAGTTGCTAATTTTTCACTTTAAGCATACAAGTTGGGTGGTGTTTAATATTATTGGTAGCAGGGGAACTTTGTTTAAACTAGTTGATTTCATGCCGGACTTTCTTCTTAGCATTTGATGGAGTTTGCCGAACACCCCCTAACTATTTAAACGTGTTAGGGTTCTGGTGGCCTCAATCCTGTTCAAAGCCATGTACTATTTGGTAAACTCCTGAAGGATTTATAGTGTGGCCATTTCTATGCTATGCTGGTTGGAACTTGTTAAGAAACTAAGAGATTATTACAGTTTCTGTTAGCAATTTGTAGCAATCAGAGCAATTTGTAGTAgtcaaaaaatattaaatttttattaatcactAACTTAGGTGTGGCTAAGGATAATATTTCAACAATGTGCTCAATGTTACAAACATCATGTTGGCTCCATTTGGATTCctcattttttgaaaataagttttttatatacaatactatagtaatacacaaacaaaaataactctaaaaacactatatctatataatatatcaaaaataactccaaatatataaaaataaaatttactctCCCTACCCACCATCGCGACCATCCCCTCTTTCTCCTCTTTCCTCTTCCTCCCTCTTCTTTCTCCCCTCCTCCCTTTCTCGCCACACCCTACCGCTTCCCTTTTAGGGGAAAGGGAGGGGAAGGGAAGGGAGGAGGAAAGAGATGGAGGAGGGGAGGAAGAGGGAGGAGAAGAAGGGAAGGGGTGGTGGGTGGTGATggtagtttttaaaaaataccacaaaaatttttgaactttaaaAATACCCCAAAATGTGTCCCGAAAATACCTTcaaaaacatctacagtaaaaagtttttttatttacactattacagtaaaatatttcaaaaacacctccaaaaacaactaatcaaaTATCGAATGTCTATGAAATTGTCCAGCTAGATCacaatttggtggttaagattAAGCATCTGGAAATAAAACTATTGCAGTTATTTTTTGATGGTTAATTCAATTGATATTGCATTCAAAATTGCAATTCTGATGGTGGACTGACTTAACGTGACTAGTCTCTGTAAATGCTTAACAAGAAATCAGAGCTTGTATCATCTGCTGCTCGGTCAAGTGTGAAAAGCTCTATACAAGAACTGCAGTTCTGTGGGCTTGCAAGTGATTAAAGATGTCACTAATAGGTGGTGACATTAAATGAATTATActgcttttaaaaaaaaaaagtatgccAGCAAACCTATTCTATGAACGGGATGCGATGTTAATGAGTTTCTACTTATTATAGACTAATTTTGTTTAAACTTGTCTCCATGTAATAGCCTATTGGGAATTACTGAATGTTTATGTCATATTTCATCTTCTTTGAGGAGCTTAAATGCAATTTGGATTAATGGCAAAATGATAACGAATCAAGTGCTTAATCATGCCTAATACTACCGCATGAAGGATTTCCATTTTTATTGAAATGATAAGTTGTTATATATTGGTCAAAAAAACTTTACAGTGTGGGGGCAAGGGCCCCAATCTTTACATCAGTGCACACTATCACAGAGAGATAGTATAAGACTGCTTCATATCACAAAAGTTGTCTAAAGCAATCTTGCTAAGGCTGAAGCATAAATTATCATCATTCTGAATTACTCTATTAAAGGAGCACATATGAAACCAGGGGCTCATTTTTGGGATATCCTCCACAATTGTAGCAATTCTACTATCTGCAGGTCTCTTAGAATGGAGTTGGGACAGTAGCCTTTTTGTTTGAGCATCCATTCTGAATTTTCCTCCATCCTTTTTCAGCTGCCTTGATAATGCATAATCTGACTGCTTCAGCATCATCCTGCAGTTTGTTTCCAGACTACTTTCTTTAAGTGACCATGCTGCTAAACCTTGATTCTGCGTATCCGTGGCAGTAATTCCAATGCCCATCATCCTAGGTGTTGCCTGTTTTAGCACTGCCACCTTCATTATAACAGTGCTAGGATCTTGCTGATTCAAGTTTTTGTGTTATCTTGTGGCCTCCTTGTTTCTTCTGTGCTTCTttccatttccatttccgttTCTTCTGTGCTTCATTGTGTATGACATTGATGGAGCTCCCTTGTTTTGCATTGAACTCTCTATCATTTCAAGCCCTCCAGATCTGCCACAGGATGAAGGATTTCCAAGGAAGGATTGTTTGAAAGATTTTTGTTACCTTGCTTGTGTCCACATCTTCAGCTAGACTTGTAATGTTTATTTCTTAAAGAAATTTGTTACCTGCAAAAAGTATGATGAAAAATTTCCATTGGTAGAAGAGGTAGGTAAATGAGGAAACAGAGAACATGGATACTGTTGGTTCTGCTCCTCATTCCAGGAGAATCTTATTTTTTAGTGTGGACTAGGGTGCTACATGAGGTTGAAGAATTTCCTACTCATGATATGGAGGTTTTAAAGCATACTAAAAAATATGACTAAAAGCAATTCAAGTGTTATACATTGTACCCGGAAATGACTTGAGAAAGTAATTGGGCACAAAATTCTTTGCTCTTATTGCTGCTGCTTTTCTGTTTTCAATGTCTTGCTCCTGTTAATTCTCCGTTACCTAAATTGAGCTTTTATGCTGAAGAAATATATCTGTACTTGCAGGAAGCGTGGTGTGTCTGTCTTGTTTATGTGCT
This Coffea arabica cultivar ET-39 chromosome 3e, Coffea Arabica ET-39 HiFi, whole genome shotgun sequence DNA region includes the following protein-coding sequences:
- the LOC140003821 gene encoding uncharacterized protein: MGLFAIIMEKYNDQPFKVGQLVEARSFMKGYRGAWFRCKIVDTKRRDGHINYGLRYLDFPDEKDKPIRLYQLPPVGHKRRSGVERELMLRPPFPPIYHEGQLPPANETSEVIVITEAIWNVGDLVDWWKDQCFWSGKVTQILGNEEAMVELTPPPMGEGSSYKASLIDLRPSLAWSLEDGWKLPAPKDGANHRQCARLVDPVNQSDGRLAFEMPVQGEGTTDGEVACGLSSAQSLSSHGAAKSLPASEKMKTCGASEMLKESESFPKEVVGAQEENVNLVPGDNGSRKLSCSDGTYPHARDGSAEAAGLSLGEDLSDSSSPQKKLRNSIGLPLNSARSDTLDALILDLEELANKIKWLKIILKRGYPLSNAVDTSWMFVEHRVPSMPW